In Nitrobacteraceae bacterium AZCC 1564, the following proteins share a genomic window:
- a CDS encoding hypothetical protein (product_source=Hypo-rule applied; superfamily=50729) has translation MLSLKTYFEKHFENVRLVRMSDGSYRLIRDLGLVKGGKGLRCHEPLLTFKLHIKPVKIHVPLSELVNEFWAQIKSQPAVAR, from the coding sequence ATGCTGTCTTTGAAGACCTACTTTGAGAAGCACTTTGAGAACGTCCGGTTGGTCCGGATGAGCGATGGCAGCTATCGGCTGATTCGCGACCTCGGCCTGGTCAAAGGCGGGAAGGGACTTCGCTGTCACGAGCCCTTGCTCACCTTCAAGCTGCATATCAAGCCGGTGAAAATCCACGTGCCGCTATCGGAGCTTGTCAACGAATTCTGGGCGCAGATCAAATCCCAGCCTGCGGTCGCGCGCTGA
- a CDS encoding outer membrane immunogenic protein (product_source=KO:K16079; cleavage_site_network=SignalP-noTM; cog=COG3637; ko=KO:K16079; pfam=PF13505; smart=SM00869; superfamily=56925) — translation MKLKLIALALLATTSIASAADLGARTYTKAPALAPAPVSNWSGFYVGVMGGYAWSDQVSVGGLTTSSSDLKGGFGGGTIGYNWQVGPSWLFGIEVDAAGADIKYSETDPGLGVTARDKINALGSVTGRLGYAVNNALLYVKGGYAWANNELSLTDGVTTFSDTKLHSGYTIGGGLEYMFAPSWSAKVEYMYADFGHQDYFSAIVPNAELGATVHTVKGGINYHFNWGGPLVAKY, via the coding sequence ATGAAACTGAAGCTTATCGCCTTAGCACTGCTGGCCACCACCTCAATCGCGTCTGCAGCGGATCTCGGCGCCCGCACCTACACCAAGGCACCTGCGCTGGCACCAGCCCCGGTCAGCAACTGGTCTGGCTTCTATGTCGGTGTCATGGGTGGCTATGCCTGGTCGGATCAGGTGAGCGTCGGCGGCCTCACGACCTCGAGCAGCGATCTCAAGGGCGGCTTCGGCGGCGGTACCATTGGCTATAACTGGCAGGTCGGCCCGTCGTGGCTGTTCGGTATCGAAGTCGATGCCGCTGGCGCGGACATCAAGTACTCCGAAACCGATCCTGGCCTTGGTGTGACCGCTCGCGACAAAATCAACGCGCTTGGCAGCGTAACAGGCCGCCTCGGCTATGCGGTCAACAACGCTCTGCTTTACGTGAAGGGCGGCTACGCTTGGGCGAACAACGAACTGTCGCTCACCGACGGCGTGACGACCTTCTCAGACACCAAGCTGCATTCGGGTTACACGATTGGCGGCGGTCTCGAATACATGTTCGCACCGTCATGGTCAGCGAAGGTTGAGTACATGTATGCCGATTTTGGTCACCAGGATTACTTCTCGGCCATCGTGCCTAACGCAGAACTCGGTGCCACGGTCCACACCGTTAAGGGTGGTATCAACTATCACTTCAATTGGGGCGGCCCGCTCGTCGCCAAGTACTGA
- a CDS encoding hypothetical protein (product_source=Hypo-rule applied; transmembrane_helix_parts=Inside_1_19,TMhelix_20_37,Outside_38_140): MSRRAVKVAKTIETDAMMRFVYLPVLTGAVLLAPVAQPNADESKDGTIEVVTAALGEVLALGDLCGWDFAAKVDKLYQNGKKTLNLTAAQEKAIRTEVAAARNATFGHLSADGQARVRADVCKDEQRARLEGILDGISFD; this comes from the coding sequence ATGAGTCGCCGCGCCGTCAAGGTCGCGAAGACAATTGAAACGGACGCAATGATGCGTTTTGTGTACCTGCCTGTCCTTACCGGCGCCGTTCTCCTTGCGCCTGTGGCGCAACCTAATGCGGATGAGAGCAAGGACGGCACGATCGAAGTCGTGACTGCAGCGTTGGGAGAGGTGCTGGCGTTGGGCGATCTGTGCGGCTGGGATTTCGCAGCCAAGGTCGACAAGCTGTATCAGAACGGCAAAAAGACACTTAATCTGACGGCTGCACAGGAAAAAGCCATTCGCACCGAAGTTGCGGCTGCTCGCAACGCCACGTTCGGACACCTGTCCGCAGATGGACAGGCGCGAGTTCGTGCCGATGTCTGCAAGGACGAGCAGCGTGCGCGACTCGAGGGAATCCTAGATGGGATATCTTTCGACTGA
- a CDS encoding hypothetical protein (product_source=Hypo-rule applied), with protein sequence MCDYSLHATASRPAKVGDILVSTSFPGTSTHGFAAVGEPGVAVCLLPGTELAFEQEVKYNRNWIMTKSAGTQVARFCQIAPESEHQHHDALMFPDGTTVLVTLLSEGQRARVLQLPVTAQEREAASKVSATSSEPRREIVL encoded by the coding sequence ATGTGTGACTACAGCCTGCATGCAACTGCGTCCCGTCCCGCCAAGGTTGGCGACATCCTCGTCTCGACGAGCTTCCCGGGCACTTCGACCCATGGATTCGCCGCTGTTGGCGAACCGGGCGTCGCAGTATGTCTGCTACCGGGAACCGAGCTCGCCTTCGAGCAGGAGGTCAAATACAACCGCAACTGGATCATGACGAAGAGCGCCGGCACCCAGGTGGCGCGCTTCTGCCAGATTGCACCGGAGAGCGAGCACCAGCACCATGATGCGCTGATGTTCCCCGACGGAACGACGGTCTTGGTGACCTTGCTGTCCGAGGGGCAGCGTGCACGGGTCCTGCAGCTGCCTGTGACGGCTCAGGAACGCGAAGCCGCATCGAAGGTGTCAGCGACTTCGTCAGAACCGCGCAGGGAGATCGTCCTCTAG
- a CDS encoding hypothetical protein (product_source=Hypo-rule applied; superfamily=46689): MNDTQADAASATAASEPLTGRAAEWAAAGFKEMPETETSQDNDETGSDVASLREAGRRIAQPSHEPVTRAYLDAEGKPAAPNEAITLERAARDYTNAVKADNLISEARTSDVVAAEVDAARYVALSANANNAQVYGIDLPELTERVESALAQQGEMSPGASQVDAQDTDKARETPADGELDPELEKALRHPQVRQAIEQQLGEAEHTRRSYADAIGATMDVAKVAFFNQFPELAGLTEAQIPMALQYLSQTAPEKFARIRSTLTQLEQLGAAQQHEKQLQAMQARESFKAYAKAEDARFDALVAGQSKQSLREAAAEIVAAAAEYGIDRGQLMHLFESEPIMRNAAFQKMMHDAAKYRLAQKAVPKAVPKTVPHVQKPGVSRPAEPRGSEDVRALAAKFASNPSVKNAAALYAAKQRMNER, encoded by the coding sequence ATGAACGACACACAAGCGGACGCAGCGAGCGCGACAGCCGCGTCTGAACCGCTCACCGGCCGCGCTGCTGAATGGGCTGCCGCCGGATTCAAGGAAATGCCGGAGACGGAGACGTCGCAGGATAATGACGAGACCGGCAGCGACGTTGCTTCGCTTCGTGAAGCGGGCAGACGGATCGCACAACCATCCCACGAGCCGGTAACGCGTGCTTATCTGGACGCCGAGGGGAAGCCGGCGGCCCCCAACGAGGCGATTACGCTGGAGCGAGCCGCGCGCGACTACACCAATGCCGTCAAGGCGGACAATCTGATCAGTGAGGCCCGTACGTCGGACGTGGTTGCGGCGGAGGTGGACGCCGCACGTTATGTGGCCCTCTCGGCGAATGCGAATAACGCACAGGTTTACGGGATTGATCTTCCTGAGTTGACCGAGCGCGTCGAGAGCGCTTTGGCGCAGCAAGGTGAGATGTCACCCGGCGCAAGTCAGGTTGATGCCCAAGATACTGATAAGGCCCGCGAGACGCCGGCCGACGGCGAACTCGATCCGGAGCTTGAAAAAGCGTTGCGGCATCCGCAGGTGCGCCAAGCCATCGAACAGCAGTTGGGAGAGGCCGAACACACGCGGCGATCCTATGCGGACGCTATCGGCGCGACGATGGATGTCGCCAAGGTTGCTTTCTTCAACCAGTTTCCGGAGTTGGCTGGTCTCACCGAGGCCCAGATCCCGATGGCGCTGCAATATCTGTCGCAGACAGCGCCGGAGAAATTTGCGCGCATCCGTAGCACGCTGACTCAGCTCGAGCAGCTTGGCGCCGCGCAACAACATGAGAAACAACTCCAGGCGATGCAGGCACGCGAAAGCTTCAAGGCGTATGCCAAAGCCGAAGACGCGCGCTTCGATGCGTTGGTTGCGGGGCAGTCGAAGCAAAGTTTGCGAGAAGCCGCCGCCGAAATTGTTGCTGCCGCGGCCGAATATGGCATCGATAGGGGGCAATTGATGCATCTGTTCGAAAGCGAGCCGATCATGCGCAATGCGGCCTTTCAGAAGATGATGCACGACGCGGCGAAATATCGTCTCGCGCAGAAGGCCGTGCCGAAAGCTGTGCCGAAAACCGTTCCGCACGTGCAGAAGCCCGGCGTCTCACGGCCTGCCGAGCCGCGCGGCAGCGAGGATGTACGAGCACTTGCGGCGAAGTTCGCGAGCAATCCGAGCGTGAAGAACGCTGCGGCACTTTACGCCGCCAAGCAACGCATGAATGAGAGGTAA
- a CDS encoding pyruvate/2-oxoglutarate dehydrogenase complex dihydrolipoamide acyltransferase (E2) component (product_source=COG0508; cleavage_site_network=SignalP-noTM; cog=COG0508), whose amino-acid sequence MRRVLNGFRSALLQGVAASSLALLLGLGGAIAQSGDSRAQDQAPKQPSAADVAKDSQRKTDEFAEAAQAINGPAGNPECVWLGRRVVRLMWLDDLDTAFRHLDLYDRFGCPGGHVQAAFRCLTRFGASIDPKVPETLNGRVHACWINPSAQPQTAASAPAAPAPATPPAAAPATPAAPSPPAAPAK is encoded by the coding sequence ATGCGTCGCGTTCTTAACGGGTTTCGTTCTGCACTCCTTCAAGGCGTCGCCGCGTCAAGCCTTGCCCTTCTCCTGGGGCTTGGAGGCGCCATCGCGCAGAGCGGAGATTCGCGCGCGCAGGACCAGGCGCCAAAGCAGCCTTCGGCTGCTGATGTTGCCAAGGACAGCCAGCGCAAGACCGATGAATTCGCGGAAGCTGCGCAGGCCATCAACGGTCCTGCTGGAAATCCGGAATGCGTCTGGCTTGGCCGCCGTGTCGTGCGTTTGATGTGGCTTGATGACCTCGATACCGCTTTCCGGCATCTCGATCTCTATGACCGGTTCGGCTGCCCCGGTGGCCACGTCCAGGCTGCATTCCGCTGTCTGACCCGATTCGGTGCATCGATCGATCCGAAGGTGCCCGAAACGCTGAACGGGCGTGTTCATGCCTGCTGGATCAACCCAAGCGCACAGCCGCAAACCGCAGCATCCGCTCCGGCGGCACCTGCACCTGCAACACCGCCCGCGGCGGCACCGGCTACGCCCGCCGCACCATCGCCACCAGCCGCTCCTGCGAAATAA
- a CDS encoding exo-beta-1,3-glucanase (GH17 family)/cellulose synthase/poly-beta-1,6-N-acetylglucosamine synthase-like glycosyltransferase (product_source=COG5309/COG1215; cath_funfam=3.20.20.80,3.90.550.10; cog=COG1215,COG5309; pfam=PF13641; superfamily=51445,53448,81338; transmembrane_helix_parts=Inside_1_11,TMhelix_12_34,Outside_35_325,TMhelix_326_348,Inside_349_354,TMhelix_355_377,Outside_378_380,TMhelix_381_403,Inside_404_693,TMhelix_694_716,Outside_717_730,TMhelix_731_750,Inside_751_762,TMhelix_763_785,Outside_786_807,TMhelix_808_830,Inside_831_836,TMhelix_837_859,Outside_860_906) — MILPRWPRMVFTMRAVVAALFCVSVLHAALWAVFRDEQKAPDFNGILPSVSYAPFEGSAHPDVDNIPRVEKIRADLKKLSTMTKAIRLYSSTGGVELVPPIAAEFGLKVMLGAWIDKNADRNEREIAAAVDLAKHNSNVIGIVVGNETIYRGEQKAADLIELIQRVKRQVNVPVTTGEIWNIWRDDLPEAAKEGRPTLASTVDFIAAHVLPYWENFTDKQAVDQAMYIYGLLREIFPGKRIMIAEFGWPSAGYNLKNAVPGPFEQASVLRNFVARAEAVGMEYNIVEAIDQPWKFFEGGVGPYWGILDASREPKFSWTGPIVDQDYWKIATIAVLVGFLMSFPIFRLPNPTVMQSIVLATAANGVGAWVATVFAYWNTHYFVFGSAFALTLGLILLVPLVLIAMARIEEIATIAFGRPPARLISSGVPAPADGFYPKVSIHIPAYFEPPEMLKQTLDAVARLDYPNFECVVIINNTPDPTFWQPIQDHCRALGERFIFINAEKVQGFKAGALKIAMARTAPDAEIIGVIDADYAVTPDWLKDLVPAFADPRVGLVQAPQDHRDGDRSLMHYAMNGEYAGFFDIGMVQRNETNSIIVHGTMCLIRRAAMDMAGGWAGDTICEDTDLGLAIIEHGWLTHYTNKRYGFGLLPDTYEAFKKQRHRWAYGGFQIVKKHWRRFLPGASRLSPDQIREFSLGWLNWLGAESLGVLVAILNLIWVPVVSFADIAIPDKILTLPIIAAFLVSLTHFLALYRLRVQVKVGQMLGAMIAAMSVQWTVSRAVANGLITDHLPFARTSKGGLSRMSVEFQAFWEAVIGVLLIIGAIVLVAFNTKEVREINIFAFVLVLQSLPFLSAVAIAILENSRVNGFEFWHSSGIRAAELIGLRREAIPASVGSKPPSEVRQEINR; from the coding sequence GTGATCCTGCCACGTTGGCCCCGTATGGTTTTCACGATGCGTGCCGTCGTAGCTGCCCTCTTTTGTGTCTCCGTCCTCCATGCTGCCCTCTGGGCCGTATTCCGAGACGAACAGAAAGCCCCAGATTTCAACGGAATACTGCCGAGCGTGTCCTATGCGCCGTTCGAGGGATCCGCGCATCCGGACGTGGACAACATCCCACGGGTCGAGAAGATTCGCGCCGACCTGAAGAAACTCTCCACGATGACCAAGGCGATCCGCCTGTATTCGTCGACGGGTGGTGTCGAACTTGTGCCGCCCATTGCCGCCGAATTCGGCCTCAAGGTCATGCTAGGTGCCTGGATCGACAAGAATGCCGACCGCAATGAGCGTGAGATCGCGGCTGCTGTCGATCTGGCCAAGCACAACAGCAACGTGATCGGCATCGTCGTCGGCAACGAGACGATCTACCGCGGCGAGCAGAAGGCCGCCGACCTGATCGAGCTGATCCAGCGCGTCAAAAGACAGGTCAATGTCCCTGTAACAACGGGTGAAATCTGGAACATTTGGCGCGACGACTTGCCGGAGGCTGCCAAGGAGGGGCGACCGACGCTGGCGTCAACGGTTGATTTCATCGCCGCGCACGTTCTGCCGTATTGGGAAAACTTCACCGACAAGCAGGCGGTTGATCAGGCCATGTACATCTACGGCCTGCTGCGGGAGATCTTTCCCGGCAAGCGGATCATGATCGCAGAGTTCGGCTGGCCGAGCGCAGGCTACAATCTGAAGAACGCGGTCCCCGGCCCCTTCGAACAGGCTTCCGTCCTGCGGAACTTCGTTGCCCGGGCGGAAGCCGTCGGCATGGAATACAACATCGTCGAAGCCATCGATCAGCCCTGGAAGTTTTTTGAAGGTGGCGTAGGACCTTATTGGGGCATTCTTGATGCCTCACGCGAGCCGAAATTCTCGTGGACCGGCCCGATCGTCGATCAGGACTACTGGAAGATCGCCACCATTGCGGTGCTGGTGGGCTTCCTGATGTCGTTTCCGATCTTCCGGCTTCCCAATCCGACGGTCATGCAATCGATCGTGCTGGCCACTGCCGCTAACGGCGTTGGTGCGTGGGTCGCCACCGTCTTCGCCTATTGGAATACGCACTACTTTGTCTTTGGCTCCGCCTTCGCCCTCACCCTCGGCCTGATCCTGCTGGTCCCGCTGGTGCTCATCGCCATGGCCCGCATCGAAGAGATCGCCACCATCGCCTTCGGCCGCCCACCGGCTCGCCTGATCTCATCGGGTGTGCCCGCGCCTGCAGACGGATTCTACCCGAAAGTCTCCATTCACATTCCGGCCTATTTTGAGCCCCCGGAAATGCTCAAGCAGACTCTCGATGCGGTCGCCCGGCTCGACTATCCGAACTTCGAATGCGTCGTGATCATCAACAACACACCGGACCCAACATTCTGGCAACCGATCCAGGATCATTGCCGCGCACTCGGCGAGCGCTTCATCTTCATCAATGCCGAGAAGGTTCAGGGCTTCAAGGCGGGCGCGCTGAAGATCGCGATGGCTCGCACGGCTCCGGACGCTGAAATCATCGGCGTGATCGACGCCGATTACGCGGTGACGCCAGACTGGCTCAAGGACCTCGTTCCGGCGTTCGCGGACCCGCGCGTAGGTCTGGTGCAGGCGCCGCAGGATCACCGGGACGGTGACCGCTCGCTGATGCACTATGCCATGAATGGCGAATATGCAGGTTTCTTTGACATCGGCATGGTGCAGCGGAACGAGACCAACTCGATCATCGTCCATGGCACCATGTGTCTCATTCGCCGCGCGGCGATGGATATGGCAGGCGGTTGGGCCGGTGACACGATCTGCGAGGACACTGATCTTGGCCTTGCCATCATCGAGCACGGCTGGCTCACGCACTACACCAACAAGCGTTATGGTTTCGGTTTGCTGCCGGATACCTACGAAGCATTCAAGAAGCAGCGCCACCGCTGGGCCTATGGCGGCTTCCAGATCGTCAAGAAGCACTGGCGCCGGTTCCTGCCGGGCGCAAGCCGGCTGTCGCCCGATCAAATACGCGAATTCTCCCTTGGCTGGCTCAACTGGCTCGGTGCCGAAAGTCTTGGCGTGCTGGTGGCGATCCTCAACCTGATCTGGGTGCCGGTTGTTTCGTTCGCCGATATCGCAATTCCGGACAAGATTCTGACGTTGCCGATCATCGCGGCATTCTTGGTGTCATTGACTCATTTTCTTGCGCTTTACCGCCTGCGCGTCCAGGTGAAGGTCGGCCAGATGCTTGGCGCCATGATTGCGGCCATGTCGGTGCAGTGGACGGTCTCGCGCGCTGTCGCCAATGGCCTGATCACTGATCATCTCCCCTTTGCCCGCACCTCGAAGGGCGGCCTCTCGCGAATGTCGGTCGAGTTTCAGGCATTCTGGGAAGCTGTAATTGGCGTGCTGTTGATTATCGGCGCGATCGTGCTCGTCGCCTTCAACACGAAGGAAGTCCGCGAGATCAATATTTTCGCATTCGTCCTGGTGCTCCAAAGCCTGCCGTTCCTTTCGGCAGTCGCAATCGCGATCCTCGAGAACTCGCGTGTAAACGGCTTTGAGTTCTGGCACAGTTCAGGCATCCGTGCTGCAGAACTGATCGGACTGCGCCGCGAGGCGATCCCTGCCTCCGTCGGCTCGAAGCCGCCATCGGAAGTTCGACAGGAAATCAATCGATAA
- a CDS encoding hypothetical protein (product_source=Hypo-rule applied; pfam=PF17434; transmembrane_helix_parts=Inside_1_6,TMhelix_7_29,Outside_30_43,TMhelix_44_66,Inside_67_77,TMhelix_78_100,Outside_101_104,TMhelix_105_127,Inside_128_139), producing MRRYVIFILLGPFIGGFLLLIASSISSGFWQPPITEELGKLLKVFFLALPYSYLFGFIPAAMTGAVDDILFHIKSIGPNLRLLLTGAFAFVATLVLYGTMEGESGLLHSILYGLVGFVPATLSSWLSRSKSQGTPLATS from the coding sequence ATGCGGCGGTATGTGATTTTCATCTTGCTGGGGCCGTTCATCGGCGGATTTCTTCTGCTGATCGCATCTTCAATCTCGTCCGGCTTCTGGCAGCCGCCCATCACCGAAGAACTGGGCAAGCTGCTCAAGGTCTTCTTTCTGGCATTGCCGTACTCTTATCTGTTCGGCTTCATACCGGCGGCTATGACCGGGGCCGTCGATGACATCCTCTTTCACATCAAATCGATTGGGCCGAACCTGCGGCTCTTGCTGACCGGCGCGTTTGCGTTCGTGGCGACGCTCGTTCTCTACGGTACGATGGAAGGCGAAAGTGGCCTGCTGCACAGCATTCTTTATGGGCTTGTCGGGTTTGTGCCGGCAACATTGTCGTCCTGGCTCTCGCGTTCGAAATCCCAAGGGACGCCGCTGGCAACGAGTTAG
- a CDS encoding hypothetical protein (product_source=Hypo-rule applied), with product MTDERDYLERTDSIWQKANGETASLDELANAFALYAPEKRIAALDQFDAELSGEQSGSLRRHHELHSLRRKMGSIHSALMKANR from the coding sequence ATGACGGATGAGCGCGATTATCTGGAGCGTACCGACTCCATTTGGCAGAAGGCCAACGGCGAAACAGCAAGTCTCGATGAACTTGCCAATGCTTTTGCACTTTATGCGCCTGAGAAACGCATCGCGGCGCTCGACCAGTTCGATGCCGAATTGTCAGGCGAACAATCGGGCAGCTTGCGGCGGCATCACGAACTTCATTCGCTGCGCCGGAAAATGGGCAGCATTCACAGCGCACTGATGAAAGCGAACCGATGA
- a CDS encoding hypothetical protein (product_source=Hypo-rule applied): protein MKQSLQNRINAIRAEIDALIDKKVAEAAKASPGIPAGVLRNLITNRAPECQCRQYAVLQEREVI, encoded by the coding sequence ATGAAACAGTCGTTGCAGAACCGTATCAACGCCATCCGCGCCGAGATCGATGCGCTCATCGACAAGAAGGTTGCCGAAGCCGCTAAAGCATCGCCGGGTATCCCGGCAGGCGTGCTGCGCAATCTCATCACCAACCGCGCACCGGAGTGTCAGTGCCGGCAATATGCGGTGCTGCAGGAACGGGAGGTGATTTGA
- a CDS encoding hypothetical protein (product_source=Hypo-rule applied), translating into MQMSVMGTDASESNLPPHWEGIWQYRTAGYLPFPEASLKRLQVTIYSGQAARRHAIDWGLHASRS; encoded by the coding sequence ATGCAAATGTCCGTCATGGGAACAGATGCGTCGGAGAGCAATCTTCCGCCGCATTGGGAAGGCATCTGGCAGTATCGGACTGCGGGTTACCTGCCTTTCCCAGAGGCTTCCCTAAAGAGGCTTCAAGTGACAATTTACAGCGGACAGGCCGCCAGGCGGCACGCAATCGATTGGGGACTTCATGCGTCGCGTTCTTAA
- a CDS encoding hypothetical protein (product_source=Hypo-rule applied; cath_funfam=1.10.150.130; superfamily=47823) gives MSNPSNPVVKALASAQQETWNQNEAAIERTILEFLHPVFPPAQADEEGVKPVISAFAAWCEMMNVRSCPARPAVLAGFIVDLSASMPAADLVQAAADIADWHLLFGLANPAATPIVLAALDEIATVEPPRSWPKEQKHRFRALPHDLQVYIAKREKERDLALRRAQNTAAGSKRKRTDVPAHEATDITASTASTETV, from the coding sequence ATGAGCAATCCGAGCAATCCCGTTGTGAAGGCGCTTGCCAGCGCCCAGCAAGAGACCTGGAATCAGAACGAGGCGGCGATCGAGCGCACCATCTTGGAATTTCTGCATCCGGTGTTTCCTCCCGCACAGGCGGACGAGGAGGGCGTGAAGCCCGTGATCAGCGCATTCGCGGCTTGGTGCGAGATGATGAATGTTCGCTCTTGCCCCGCGCGACCAGCAGTGTTGGCCGGGTTCATTGTCGACTTGTCCGCAAGCATGCCTGCCGCCGACTTAGTACAAGCCGCAGCGGATATCGCGGATTGGCACCTCCTGTTTGGTCTCGCCAACCCGGCCGCGACGCCGATCGTGCTCGCGGCATTGGATGAAATAGCAACAGTCGAGCCGCCTCGTTCGTGGCCAAAGGAGCAGAAGCATCGCTTCCGCGCGCTGCCGCACGATCTGCAGGTCTACATCGCGAAACGGGAGAAGGAGCGGGACCTTGCGCTGCGCCGAGCGCAAAACACAGCCGCGGGAAGTAAACGAAAGCGCACTGATGTTCCTGCGCATGAGGCAACGGATATCACAGCCAGCACAGCGTCAACGGAGACAGTATGA
- a CDS encoding hypothetical protein (product_source=Hypo-rule applied; cleavage_site_network=SignalP-noTM; superfamily=56601): MRNWIYSTAAALAAVCSLSTGSANALPADRLAVPSSVEQTQFIFGGRNYCWYNNGWHGPGFYWCGYAMRRGLGWGGGAGWHGWNHRAARPHIGRPGRPAVRPGRPGGHRGGHGGGGRHHR, translated from the coding sequence ATGCGAAATTGGATCTATTCGACCGCCGCGGCGCTTGCGGCGGTTTGCAGTCTTTCAACCGGATCAGCGAACGCACTGCCGGCTGATCGTCTGGCGGTCCCGTCCTCTGTCGAACAGACGCAGTTCATCTTCGGTGGCCGAAACTACTGCTGGTATAACAATGGCTGGCATGGTCCGGGCTTCTACTGGTGCGGCTATGCCATGCGGCGCGGCTTAGGTTGGGGTGGCGGAGCCGGATGGCATGGCTGGAATCACAGGGCGGCACGTCCTCATATTGGGCGCCCCGGTCGCCCGGCAGTGCGCCCAGGCCGTCCTGGCGGCCACCGCGGTGGACACGGAGGTGGTGGCCGGCACCATCGTTGA
- a CDS encoding hypothetical protein (product_source=Hypo-rule applied; cath_funfam=1.10.250.10; superfamily=57184; transmembrane_helix_parts=Inside_1_24,TMhelix_25_47,Outside_48_101) — MQKQQADRIVASVRPKRGRKEGYAGRVVVAAMVVVLAVLGIAFYFVLPEEAPLSKEMQACAAKLYTPYNPKNLEQCMAVCQACSNGVKTTCATSCTLRGAR, encoded by the coding sequence ATGCAAAAACAGCAAGCTGATCGAATTGTCGCTTCAGTCAGACCAAAGCGCGGCCGTAAGGAAGGCTATGCGGGACGGGTGGTTGTTGCGGCGATGGTTGTTGTTCTCGCCGTTCTTGGAATCGCCTTTTACTTTGTCCTGCCGGAGGAGGCGCCGCTCTCAAAGGAGATGCAGGCCTGTGCCGCCAAACTCTATACGCCCTACAATCCCAAGAACCTTGAGCAGTGCATGGCCGTCTGCCAGGCGTGCAGCAACGGCGTCAAAACAACATGCGCCACGTCGTGCACATTGAGGGGCGCTCGCTGA